In Pseudomonas sp. R76, one genomic interval encodes:
- a CDS encoding dihydroorotase, with protein MKLSILGARVIDPASGLDNVTDLHLEAGKIIAVGAAPAGFSASQTIDAQGLVAAPGLVDLNVALREPGYSRKGTIASETRAAAAGGVTSLCCPPHTKPVLDTSAVTELILDRAREAGNCKVFPIGALSKGLEGEQLAELIALRDAGCVAFGNGLESFRSTRTLCRALEYAATFDLTVIFHSQDRDLAEGGLAHEGAVASFLGLPGIPETAETVALARDLLLVEQSGVRAHFSQLTSARGVALIAQAQARGLPVTADVALYQLILTDEALIDFSSLYHVQPPLRTLADREGLRAAVKSGVVSAISSHHQPHERDAKLAPFGATEPGISSVELLLPLAMTLVEDGLLDLPTLLARLSAGPAEALRLPAGKLAVGSPADLVLFDPASSTVAGEHWLSKGENCPFIGHSLPATVRYTLMDGRISYQA; from the coding sequence GTGAAGCTCAGCATTCTCGGCGCCCGAGTCATCGATCCGGCCAGTGGGCTGGACAACGTTACCGACCTTCATCTGGAAGCCGGCAAAATCATCGCCGTCGGCGCTGCGCCTGCGGGCTTCAGCGCCAGCCAGACCATCGACGCCCAAGGCCTGGTAGCCGCGCCTGGCCTGGTGGACCTGAACGTCGCCCTGCGCGAGCCGGGTTACAGCCGCAAAGGCACCATCGCCAGTGAAACCCGCGCCGCTGCCGCCGGTGGCGTGACCAGCCTGTGCTGCCCGCCGCACACCAAGCCGGTGCTGGACACGTCGGCGGTGACCGAGCTGATCCTCGACCGCGCCCGCGAAGCCGGCAATTGCAAAGTGTTCCCCATCGGCGCGCTGAGCAAAGGCCTGGAAGGCGAACAGCTCGCCGAGCTGATCGCCCTGCGCGATGCCGGTTGCGTGGCGTTCGGCAACGGCCTGGAGAGTTTTCGCAGCACGCGCACGCTGTGCCGCGCCCTGGAATATGCGGCCACCTTCGACCTGACGGTGATCTTCCATTCCCAGGACCGCGACCTGGCCGAAGGCGGCCTGGCCCATGAAGGCGCCGTGGCCAGTTTCCTCGGCCTGCCGGGCATCCCGGAAACCGCTGAAACCGTGGCCCTGGCCCGTGACCTGCTACTGGTGGAACAAAGCGGCGTGCGTGCGCACTTCAGCCAATTGACCAGCGCGCGCGGTGTGGCGTTGATCGCCCAGGCGCAAGCGCGCGGCCTGCCGGTGACGGCGGACGTGGCGCTGTATCAGCTGATTTTGACCGATGAAGCGCTGATCGACTTCTCCAGCCTGTACCACGTGCAGCCGCCGCTGCGCACCCTGGCCGACCGCGAAGGTTTGCGTGCGGCGGTGAAGTCGGGTGTGGTGTCGGCGATTTCCAGCCATCACCAACCCCACGAGCGCGACGCCAAGCTGGCGCCATTCGGCGCCACAGAGCCGGGCATCAGCAGCGTTGAGCTGTTGCTGCCGCTGGCGATGACGTTGGTGGAAGACGGCTTGCTCGACCTGCCGACATTGCTGGCGCGCCTCAGCGCCGGCCCGGCCGAGGCCTTGCGCCTGCCGGCGGGCAAGTTGGCGGTGGGTTCGCCGGCGGATCTGGTGTTGTTTGACCCGGCCAGCTCCACGGTTGCCGGGGAGCATTGGCTGTCCAAGGGCGAAAACTGCCCGTTCATCGGCCATAGCCTGCCGGCGACGGTGCGTTACACCTTGATGGATGGGCGGATCAGCTACCAGGCGTAA
- a CDS encoding NINE protein, whose translation MNTYRQEVMQQDTHSKVIGYLLWIFGFTGAHRFYYGKPVTGTIWFFTFGLFGIGWLIDLFLIPAMDREADLRFTAGPIEYNVAWILLAFLGVFGLHRMYQGKWITGLIYLLTGGLFLIGVLYDFWTLNTQVSIRNAERNGGR comes from the coding sequence ATGAACACCTATCGACAGGAAGTGATGCAGCAGGACACCCACAGCAAGGTGATCGGTTACCTGTTGTGGATTTTCGGTTTTACCGGGGCTCACCGCTTCTATTACGGCAAGCCGGTGACCGGGACGATCTGGTTTTTCACTTTTGGTCTTTTCGGTATTGGTTGGCTGATCGACTTGTTCCTCATCCCGGCCATGGACCGTGAAGCGGACCTGCGTTTTACCGCCGGGCCGATCGAATACAACGTGGCCTGGATTCTGTTGGCGTTCCTGGGCGTGTTCGGTTTGCACCGCATGTACCAGGGTAAATGGATCACCGGCCTGATCTACCTGTTGACCGGCGGTTTGTTCCTGATTGGGGTGCTGTATGACTTCTGGACGTTGAATACGCAGGTTTCGATCCGCAATGCCGAGCGCAACGGCGGGCGCTAA
- a CDS encoding C40 family peptidase: protein MRPFFKTWLTICLLMPLAAHATNREQRLPNVNGFTPKVHSTPSTAKSVKLTVNRPTQLSKAHHGKATPGLMAVNTKQSSNVLSRAVNVLGTPYRWGGSSPSKGFDCSGLVKYAFNDVKAVDLPRTSNAMAAGHGLKVDRKDLKPGDLLFFKLKSRQVNHVAIYLGNDRFIHAPRRGKSVSIDTLKKPFWDKNYVIAKRVLPKEQNNNLRVVQR from the coding sequence ATGCGACCATTTTTCAAGACATGGCTAACCATCTGCCTATTAATGCCACTGGCCGCCCACGCCACCAATCGTGAGCAACGTCTTCCTAACGTTAACGGTTTCACCCCTAAAGTTCACAGCACGCCAAGCACCGCCAAATCGGTAAAGCTGACCGTCAACCGCCCGACTCAACTGAGCAAGGCCCACCACGGTAAAGCAACGCCCGGCCTGATGGCAGTCAACACCAAGCAAAGCAGCAACGTCCTCAGCCGCGCCGTGAATGTGCTCGGTACTCCTTATCGTTGGGGCGGCAGCAGCCCAAGTAAAGGGTTCGACTGCAGCGGTTTGGTGAAATATGCGTTTAACGATGTAAAAGCGGTGGATTTGCCACGCACCTCCAACGCCATGGCCGCTGGCCACGGGCTGAAGGTTGATCGCAAAGACCTCAAGCCGGGCGACCTGTTGTTCTTCAAATTGAAGAGCCGCCAGGTCAACCACGTTGCCATCTACCTGGGCAACGACCGCTTTATCCACGCGCCACGTCGTGGCAAGTCGGTAAGCATCGATACGCTGAAAAAGCCGTTTTGGGACAAGAACTACGTGATTGCCAAGCGGGTTCTGCCGAAAGAGCAGAACAACAACCTGCGGGTTGTTCAGCGCTAA
- a CDS encoding type IV pilus twitching motility protein PilT, with the protein MDITELLTASVRRGASDLHLSAGLAPMLRVDGEVWPMDGPALLPPQVADLLSPLLNRCQQKDFETSLETDFAFELPSVARFRVNVFQQDRGMGAVFRTIPEQVQSLESLGLGEVFQRIAQLPRGLVLVTGPTGSGKSTTLAAMIDYLNSHRRQHILTLEDPIEFIHRPKMALINQRQVHRDTHSFAAALRSALREDPDVILVGELRDLETIRLALTAAETGHLVFGTLHTTSAAKTVDRLVDVFPAGEKAMVRSMLSESLQAVVSQVLVKKIGGGRVAAHEIMLGTPAIRNLIREDKVAQMVSAIQTGGALGMKTLDMSLKALVGEGVISREVARGQARVPGDI; encoded by the coding sequence ATGGATATCACTGAATTGCTGACGGCCAGCGTGCGCCGTGGCGCCTCCGACCTGCATTTGTCCGCCGGCCTGGCGCCGATGCTGCGTGTCGATGGCGAGGTCTGGCCAATGGATGGCCCGGCGCTTTTGCCCCCGCAAGTTGCGGATTTATTGAGCCCTTTGCTCAACCGATGCCAGCAAAAGGATTTCGAAACATCTCTTGAAACGGATTTTGCCTTCGAGCTGCCGAGTGTGGCGCGGTTCCGCGTGAATGTGTTCCAGCAGGATCGCGGCATGGGCGCGGTGTTTCGTACCATTCCTGAGCAAGTGCAGAGCCTGGAAAGCCTCGGGCTCGGCGAGGTGTTCCAGCGTATCGCCCAGCTGCCGCGCGGCCTGGTGTTGGTGACCGGCCCGACCGGGTCCGGCAAGTCCACGACGCTGGCGGCCATGATCGACTACCTCAACAGTCACCGGCGCCAGCACATCCTCACCCTGGAAGACCCCATCGAATTTATCCACAGGCCGAAAATGGCCTTGATCAACCAGCGTCAGGTGCACCGCGATACCCACAGCTTTGCCGCGGCGCTGCGTTCGGCCCTGCGCGAAGACCCGGATGTAATCCTGGTGGGCGAGTTGCGCGACCTGGAGACCATCCGCCTGGCCCTGACAGCCGCTGAAACCGGGCATCTGGTATTTGGCACCTTGCACACTACGTCGGCGGCCAAGACCGTGGACCGGCTGGTGGACGTGTTCCCGGCAGGGGAAAAAGCCATGGTGCGCTCGATGCTTTCGGAGTCATTGCAGGCGGTGGTGTCGCAAGTGCTGGTGAAGAAGATCGGCGGCGGGCGGGTGGCGGCTCACGAAATCATGCTGGGCACGCCGGCGATTCGTAACCTGATCCGCGAAGACAAGGTGGCGCAAATGGTCTCGGCGATTCAGACCGGCGGGGCGTTGGGGATGAAGACGTTGGATATGAGTTTGAAGGCGTTGGTCGGCGAGGGTGTGATCAGCCGGGAGGTGGCGCGGGGGCAGGCGAGGGTGCCTGGGGACATCTAA
- a CDS encoding YggS family pyridoxal phosphate-dependent enzyme — MSTIADNIGQVSERIRAAAHAVQRDESSIHLLAVSKTKPAQAVRDAYAAGMRDFGENYLQEALGKQAELTDLPLSWHFIGPIQSNKTRAIAENFAWVHSVDRLKIAQRLSEQRPADLAPLNICIQVNVSGEASKSGCTPADLPALANAISALPRLKLRGLMAIPEPTEDRAAQDAAFATVRDLQASLNLGLDTLSMGMSHDLESAIAQGATWVRIGTALFGARDYGQP, encoded by the coding sequence ATGTCGACGATAGCAGACAACATTGGCCAGGTTAGCGAGCGGATCCGTGCCGCGGCCCACGCCGTGCAACGCGACGAAAGCAGCATCCACCTGCTGGCCGTGAGCAAGACCAAACCTGCGCAAGCCGTGCGCGACGCCTATGCTGCCGGGATGCGCGATTTTGGCGAGAACTATCTGCAGGAAGCCTTGGGCAAACAGGCCGAATTAACCGACCTGCCCTTGAGTTGGCACTTCATCGGCCCCATTCAATCGAACAAGACTCGTGCGATCGCCGAGAACTTCGCTTGGGTACATTCCGTGGACCGCTTGAAAATTGCTCAACGCTTGTCCGAACAACGCCCGGCCGACCTGGCGCCGCTGAACATCTGCATCCAGGTCAACGTCAGTGGCGAAGCCAGCAAGTCCGGCTGTACGCCCGCCGACCTGCCGGCCCTGGCCAATGCGATCAGCGCTTTGCCGCGCCTGAAACTGCGCGGTTTGATGGCGATCCCCGAGCCGACTGAAGACCGAGCCGCACAAGACGCCGCGTTCGCCACGGTGCGCGACCTGCAAGCCAGCCTGAACCTGGGGCTCGACACACTTTCCATGGGCATGAGCCACGACCTTGAGTCGGCCATTGCCCAAGGCGCCACCTGGGTGCGGATCGGCACCGCCCTGTTTGGTGCCCGCGACTACGGCCAGCCGTGA